In Oreochromis niloticus isolate F11D_XX linkage group LG22, O_niloticus_UMD_NMBU, whole genome shotgun sequence, the sequence CAGCATCGCCTCCTACTGTCAGAAATTGATGGGAAGGTTGGCTGTAAAGAAACAAGAACCCCTTTTATCTACGTTTTAACTCATCCAGCAGCTCAGCGATGTACAAACTGGGTCTGAATTTCAAGTAAAATAGTCACCATAGCTGCCCGATGTGTAAAAACCATGCGAGCTTCGGCGGTGCCTTGTTGCGTTATGTAGACAGTTTTTGTCATGTGGTTTGTGAGAAAACCCGTATTGGATCTCTGTGGTCACCTGGGCAAAAGAGAcccgaaaaaaaaaaatcccattgaGGAACTGATTGATTGGGAGAGAACGACAAGCACAAAAATGACTCCCAGTGACAATATTTACCGCGCGATTAAAGCCAAAGTCAAATAATTCACGCGTAAATCGTTTTTAAGAGAGAATTAACCAAACAAATCCCTCGAAAAGCCGTTTCTAACCAAACTGTTTGCACGCCAGGAGTCACGTGAATACAAGATCTCCAAATCTTACAAAGACAAAGCGACATTTAGAGCAAAAAAAGACGCATTTCCTTCCGTGAAAAAGCGAACAAACTAATCCACTCCGTGTCTTCTGGAGCGCATGTCGCAGCCGCTTTGCGCggacaaacagcagctgtgCGCAAACAGAGGACACGAAGGGCATAAAGAAATCAATTTAACCGCAAACCAGCCTCAATCCGTGCATTCAGATCACAATTTATAACACAATAACGATCACAATCCAGGACTCAGCCTCCCTCCACCGCCACGGCACCGCTGCGGAAACACCcggactcttttttttcttttttttttctacttttccgCACAGACGCAGACAGCTCCGTCCTGCTCCTCAGCGGCCTCCATTTTAGCTCCTTGCCCGGTCGGCGCCTCACGTGTCCTGGACTGTCTTCCTCACATGACCCGTGTGTTTGTCCCCGTGATCAGCGCTTCCATCTCCGTAATTCTGTGTCGTTGAATATCGGCGTTTTACACCCGCAAAAGCTTCATGGATATGCTGGAGCAAAGTCTGGACAGCTCGGCGAGGTGAGAAGCTGCTGCCCGCTTCCTGCTCAGACATGGCTCCACCACGGCCTATAAACCCCTCTGTTTTTCCCCCTGCTCCCTGCAGCGCAGTGCAGTTAATAACCTGCCTTCTCAGGATACTTTTAATATTTGTTTCGTGTTGTCCCGCACTGTCTGCGCACTTTGCTCAGATGATTTCTGCACACATTAGGAGGTTTCCAGCAGAAGCTGTGCGCCCTTTTCCAAATCTGTGCGCTTGTTTTATCCAatgcacaataaaaacaattgcACAGCTGCAGTTTGTGACTGTTTTTAGGTTAACAAGTAAATACACTTTACTGCTACTGTAACTGATCCAGCATCTCTAAGGTTTAAAACGCTTAAATCCAACCACATTAGGGCGGTGTTTGGagtattatgtatatttgtgaagTTTGCCTTTCCATGCGCAACTGATCAGAGCAGTTAGACTAGACTTCTAGGTCTTAAATAATTACCATTTCCCCCTTTTAAGTGCAGATAAACTGATTTTAAGTCACGCTCAAACGCCagtaatgtttcattttatttatatcttaaTGATTATTCCCCTATATAACCACCCGGGGGCGCCTCAGTTGGTTCAGGAGAGCTGGGTTTACATTCAGAAAACGTTAGTGATCTTATTTCTGAGAAATGCCTTAAATTGACTCAGCtctgctctgtttttgtttttagtcacgacaaacaggaaacagaggagGTGGTGCAGCTACAGGAAGGTAGGAGCTCTGTTCTTGTAATCCACACGACTGAAAAAATATCAGATTCTTTTTGTGGAGCAAAACACACTTAAACTGAGACTTTATAGAGTTTTTCCAGGTTCAGAATGCCTTTTTTGGACTCTCCACACAAGAAAGATTAAGCTGGATATAGTtagtttgtatatatttctgttatttaatgcataaaaatgcattttatggTAGTGAGTACATGAAGTTCCACTTGGAAAATAACAGGTTAATAGTTCAGACGAGGGCAAAACCTGTTTGGACAGTGGCAGAGTTTTTGCGTatgcaggagaaaaaaacaaaacaggcttGCTGTTAAGCCAAAAGGCATGCACCTGCGTTACACGGCCCTGCGCTTGTTTAGTGTTCGAGGTCTGAAAcgtggtgtgtgtgttgcaggGGAAGCTGTGGGGACGGACGAGCAGACTGCAGTGACCATCACCGGTGTCCCTCAGGCTGCATTTGCTGACCACAATGTGCAGTACCAGTTTCGTACAGACAACAGCGGCGGACAGGTGAGCGCAGGCAGCATTTCCTCTGTGCAGGACTTTGACGTGTCGGCCGATTTGCCATTCAGATATTTTCTAGTTGGAATGCAGCAATAGAGCTTCAGATACTGGTAACCATGGTAACTGATAGCAGCAGTTGTGCCCTGGTTAAATGTTCAGAAATTGTTGATCAAGAGCTGAAAAACTTTCAAAGGATGTCAGCTCATTTTTATATAAGGAAGAATTATTTGTTTACCTCAACCAAaggagaaaaatgtaaaaaactctTTTAGCTATCAGACAAATTgttattttaaacatgaaaaatcAGTAAATCAGCCCAGAATTTCACAGTGGGAGCATAACAGCCTTATACAAGGGAGATGGACACAACAGCAAGACACAGAACCATATTTCTAAAGGTATCAGTCCATCAGCAGAATGAGCATCTGTCTACTGTTGGTGAAAAATTTACTCCTGTTCTGAGCAGTGACAACAGATTTTTAAAGTATCCGTATCCTGGGATCGGGCGTCATAGTTTTACACAAAGGATGTGAGGATATCTTTACAACAAAGCCAGACAGACCTTGGTAATAAATATGTGGTGAGTGGGCAGTTGGAATATAGTCGCTCTGTCAGTGATTTTTGCTTCAGTTGACATATTTATTGTGGATCTTATATTCTTTCTATCCCAGTTATGTTTCTTTAAAAGCGAGGCTGTAGCCATGGATTCAACTTTGGCAGGGATCAAATCGAAATTCGGGCATCACACTGCCTGAGGTCATTGAACGTGGGCGTCACTGTTGGTCTCTGGGGTGAAAGTGTAACTGACTTTATTGATAAGCACATGCAAAATTAGCAATGACTGTTTTCACTCGAGACAGTCACTGACACCTTTGAAcaaaatctattttttaaagttttgaccCAAATATTTGAAAGTGAACTTAAGAAGTTTCAGAACCAAAAAAACTCACGAAATATGGTAACAAAGAGTTTCTGATCAGAGAGTTTGAGAGGCTGTGAACAGTGATGGCTGTGATTGGATCACTGCTGTCATCTTCAGAATACATACTGTGTTTGGCAAACAGTAAAATTGAAACAGGAGACAAGTGAGACAAATGCGAGCACCTGATAGTTGCTCGATAAGATGAAATGTCTGCGTGACGGCTACACGATGAATGCATATCATCAGGCTTGTGAGAGGTTGACAAAATTCAAACACCCCCATATTGGTCACTGACTTCATGCCCTCCTCTGTCTGCAGGTGACCTATCGCGTGGTTCAGGTGACAGATGACCAACTAGAAGCGGCAGCTGACGGGACGGGAGCCGTCAGCGTCGTCTCCACTGCAGCATTTGCTGGAGCCCCTCAGGCAGTGGCGCAGGTGAGTTAACCCTGCAAGATGATCAGGCTGCACAAAAggctctaaaaataaaaacaaactgcagtcaAGACGCAGCAGCCATCAGTCTGTACAGGAAGCCACAGATGCACCCGCTTCCTTATCTGAGTAATCTATCAGCTCGTGGCTGACAGGAAGGCTGAGGGGGATGCAAATAGGGGATTGGATCACCATGACGTCAACCTCTTCTACGTGAAATTTCACACGGACTTTAATTATGTAGAGAAGTGTATATGGTTCGGTCTGGAAACGTTTGGGTGGTGACcctattttaataattttagcTCTGTGTGTCACCACAATAGATTTATTTTGACCATGAACAactgtgacattttaaaaacacagtctGTGAAAAAGTGCATGACAAGGACGTGACCAGATGACACAGAGTCAGTCAGTATCTCAAACATGGGTTAAGTTAAGGAATTAAGGAGCTCTTATTCTGAAAACTGTATTTCAGCAGTTTTGGTTTTCCAGTGGCAGAAATGACCGTATTTGCATTTGAGATGGTTCCAGCTGTATAAACTTTCTCTCTCCGACTTTGCAGGCTGTCATCCAGAATCCTTTCAGCAACGGGGGAAGTCCTGGCGGGGAGACGGTGGGAGGAGAAACACGTTTCGCTTATTTCCCTGCAGCCACAGTCAGCGATGGAACAGCCACGGCCGTGTCGGTGCAGGCCACCGCCGACCCAACAATTACACAAGCGGGAGGTGAGAAACGCTCCCGTAACCGTTTAGTAAAATAGACTCATGTTGTCGATCTAACGCCTCGGGGTGTTTCGTCAAATCCAGGTCAGTTTTACGTGATGATGAGCCCACCTGAGGTGCTGCAGACGGCGACCCAACGCACCTTAGcgccacgcacacacacctacactgCGTGAGTACAACTTAAAGCTTCGCCGCACATTGATCCTACTTCCAAAAAATTCCAGAATGACCAAATCACCATGAATCCCTCTACCTGTCTGTTTCGCCGACATCTCACCTTTTTCCTCCCAATCCGCACTGGACTGGGTGTACTCTGCCTCTTGCTTTCCTTCTTGGCGTGATCCGTCTTGTCATTGTgtgtaaaacaataaatatatactttaaaaaaaaaaaaaagaaaaaccatcatttaaatcatttaaaacatCCAACATACTCTGTCCTACTTACCTGCCATCCCCAGAGACCTTGGTGAAAGCGAGATGTTGCAGCATGGCAGTTCAGACTGGTGAGAAGAACTTTCACTTACGCCCCCCACCCTGCCCCCCATCATGTGTCGTAGAATCAGACGTTTGGTGGCTCGCTTAAGATACGAGGATTAAACTGGAGTTTGGTCTGCCTGTGGCTTTGGTTAATAACTGCAGGTTTAGTTCAGGCATCAGTGTTTCCCACAGATTTAGATTTCTGTTTGTAGCTTGTATGAGGGCAAACAGGTTTGGAGATTACAGAATATTTGAAAATGTCTAACAGATGAGCAACAAATCTGCTCATCTCCAGTGATGATATTGTGTAGAATAACTCCATCACCTTGGACTGCAGCTGCTGGTCCTTGTTCTGCTCTGCAGCCTCGGGGAGTTCGACATAGAGGTGCCAGACCCAGTTTTCCACCTCTTTGCAGTTTCAGTCTGTGATGGTGAGGTTGGACTCCTTTCTCTTGAAGCATCTGAATGACTTTAATGAGCAGTACAGGCCTGCGAGCCACCCACTAGCCACTGCTAACGCAGGACTAGTGGTGTAGCAGTGAtgaaactttcaaaataaaagtgaggAGGATAAACCATTTGCAGATTAATTGCAAAAATGCTAAAATGAAAGGCTAAATATACCAAGGGCCCATTATTATACTTGAGCAGCCCTCCCAGGTAAAAAGTGTGTGGGAACCACTGAGCTTTGGTGTTTAGTTTGTGACTGATTCTCCTTCAGAGAGGGAAacaagttttttgggggggttttagAGCCTGAATCCTTCAAAGGGTTGAGCTCAAAGAGCGTGCCCTTCAGAGGACTTAAAGGACCTGGGTCTGTTCTTCAGATGTGAAAGTCTAAGTTAACACAGACTCTAGCAGTTGGTATATTTGTGGGGTTCTTCACAGCTCATAAAACCTAACAAAAGATCATTTTCTACTAAAACCAGATGGGTTTTGGTTAACATGCTTTCCTTTATATCAGTACTTTTTGTTGTTAACAGACTTTTGGGTTACAGTTTTGGCACATCAGCATTCAGTGTGATgtcttagtattttttttaatgttaatttatgattgttgtgttttttctttgtgcctTTACA encodes:
- the usf2 gene encoding upstream stimulatory factor 2 isoform X1; the encoded protein is MDMLEQSLDSSASHDKQETEEVVQLQEGEAVGTDEQTAVTITGVPQAAFADHNVQYQFRTDNSGGQVTYRVVQVTDDQLEAAADGTGAVSVVSTAAFAGAPQAVAQAVIQNPFSNGGSPGGETVGGETRFAYFPAATVSDGTATAVSVQATADPTITQAGGQFYVMMSPPEVLQTATQRTLAPRTHTYTADLGESEMLQHGSSDWKVDGPRAPRDERRRAQHNEVERRRRDKINNWIVTLSKIIPDCSIDSRTGASKGGILSKACDYIRELRQNNQRLQDSYKEVERVEMDNELLRQQIEELKNDNALLRAQLQQHGIEVNGDATPQ
- the usf2 gene encoding upstream stimulatory factor 2 isoform X2; this encodes MDMLEQSLDSSASHDKQETEEVVQLQEGEAVGTDEQTAVTITGVPQAAFADHNVQYQFRTDNSGGQVTYRVVQVTDDQLEAAADGTGAVSVVSTAAFAGAPQAVAQAVIQNPFSNGGSPGGETVGGETRFAYFPAATVSDGTATAVSVQATADPTITQAGGQFYVMMSPPEVLQTATQRTLAPRTHTYTAKVDGPRAPRDERRRAQHNEVERRRRDKINNWIVTLSKIIPDCSIDSRTGASKGGILSKACDYIRELRQNNQRLQDSYKEVERVEMDNELLRQQIEELKNDNALLRAQLQQHGIEVNGDATPQ